The Toxoplasma gondii ME49 chromosome XII, whole genome shotgun sequence genome includes a region encoding these proteins:
- a CDS encoding hypothetical protein (encoded by transcript TGME49_218240~Signal peptide predicted by SignalP 2.0 HMM (probability 0.860) with cleavage site probability 0.628 at residue 48~Predicted trans-membrane domain (TMHMM2.0):1164-1187) — protein MRPAFSGTSQGAGTRALWRWGRRSSFVSLCAASFLGVILLGSAQESLSAPPQKAADSAASSQWPFGFLSGSGPTALLTSLAAPPTSDSGAPLAGRNDENRDPELGKGDFLQPEESDNEGSAASPNRLPGPQQQELGEKGNAASRETAELSHSVTDSSPLFAVNARDAQSTLLSLWRKKKNEEAPLPSVASPISQAPAALQSALPFAAWFGTNGDEDLHAGRSPSHANLVHSGNKAPSPATGEAAATASADRQSASWLPSFLSKKAQTDVGMQAFDSLLNSWFHSLRRLLGIPDGGDAALAAANAWESFQGDKSFWRELSGDTRNASPLALARAAAWWFSQREREVENMARVAAGEGTQTVEHAAGVAAASAHAFWHRSGGAQASQETRAALEASAAWFRQQRNKLEQLDADGAAAWWESLTRSPDNLPSSAKQQSAALGAAANVSSGVQQWFRGDEAQRVEGRKATGSMAFLTSESLGLGGPKMDKSRQSAWLSLWKGNEASNSPGDFAAAQVVSPEAAAAAAASWLDWSRAREEETPSPPAPALSWFWSKQEQAVQEAVKNGALWLQKISEAPGAREVKNRAPAVRHSASSWVHSWLSSAGKGAKEVQEAEKQEGGEPDRESEGGVSFFSRWFGQKSSPIQEEKADGAAQDSLQRPEAASRWWLGQASSESNANKKEEALGSEAHEQVADNLLASTPNENEHSAGGDKAKEPEDTSGWFFQQKTFSDPNYPNKAGQAHQIAEDVPQVKKGSAWLTDGEFVDGKAESSKETGRVDTSLLAQASQVLAQKAPQVSGWIFGGASEPEANGEDPAAHLVPGLKQGNSWWEWETSQTTTTTKTPAYTRDVKLDCNPVPPFRACVEKCQRDNRSREKDKAGPSAPQALGSYEYGSLRSCYLTCKQKWIDTDLPGCLRADGVKVAGVPPVEAFRSTTSTTTSSTTTTTTHPPRTEPKAKEPTAEAAKSFWGGLSDKPSASEDLGDAPQEGIKSFFSIFQRATSTSTATAPPEAPEGFSLTKLLGFHRPETDTVSPGTASSNSFPFSLRGASTLWSARNDSKSEVGGGLLGSLFRRNVSEVPKLAAANGVEEANVASAFSSTEDEEHASAGGSWWSSLSRGNDAEGRKDEKEAASGVARVPGKRSVEEAADAAAASAKDLVDEADDAVESVLSTWWPVFLLVVGMGLLGLCVLGRRLGQWEGMAGVGDIERGEYASAPVFREGDSGKHEDNPRRSVDVLANDDNRRPLIEQSA, from the exons ATGCGACCAGCCTTTTCCGGCACGAGCCAGGGCGCGGGAACCCGGGCGCTCTGGCGCTGGGGTAGGCGTTCCTCTTTTGTCTCGCTGTGTGCTGCGAGCTTCCTCGGCGTGATTCTGCTTGGCAGCGCTCAGGAGTCTCTATCAGCTCCACCCCAGAAGGCAGCGGACTCCGCGGCCTCGTCGCAGTGGCCCTTTGGTTTTCTTTCGGGATCTGGTCCCACTGCGCTTTTGACCTCTCTGGCAGCACCGCCGACCTCAGACTCAGGCGCGCCACTCGCCGGCAGAAACGACGAAAACCGGGACCCAGAACTTGGTAAAGGTGATTTTTTGCAGCCCGAGGAATCCGACAACGAAGGCAGCGCAGCGTCTCCTAATCGCCTCCCTGGGCCTCAACAGCAGGAGCTCGGTGAGAAGGGAAATGCGGCGTCCCGGGAGACTGCAGAACTTAGCCATTCAGTTACCGattcttctccgctttttGCGGTGAATGCACGCGACGCACAGTCCACGTTGTTGTCGttgtggagaaaaaagaagaatgAAGAGGCACCGCTGCCTTCAGTAGCCTCGCCGATCTCGCAGGCGCCCGCGGCCCTGCAGTCTGCGCTGCCTTTCGCTGCCTGGTTCGGCACAAATGGCGATGAAGACCTGCATGCAGGTCGATCTCCTAGCCACGCAAATCTGGTTCACAGCGGCAACAAGGCGCCGAGTCCCGCGACGGGAGAAGCGGCTGCGACTGCGTCAGCTGATCGCCAGTCAGCTTCGTGGCTTCCGTCCTTTTTGTCCAAGAAAGCTCAGACCGATGTGGGTATGCAGGCCTTCGATTCGTTGCTGAATTCGTGGTTCCATTCCCTTCGGCGTCTTCTGGGGATCCCCGATGGGGGCGACGCCGCCCTCGCTGCGGCGAATGCTTGGGAAAGCtttcaaggcgacaagagTTTCTGGAGAGAACTGTCTGGCGACACGAGGAACGCGAGTCCACTGGCTCTCGcccgcgccgccgcctgGTGGTTTTCTCAGCGCGAAAGAGAGGTCGAAAACATGGCGCGAGTGGCTGCAGGGGAGGGCACACAGACCGTCGAGCACGCCGCCGGCGTTGCCGCGGCCTCCGCGCATGCGTTCTGGCACCGCAGCGGGGGCGCGCAGGCCTCGCAGGAGACCCGCGCAGCCTTGGAAGCCTCAGCTGCCTGGTTTCGCCAGCAAAGAAACAAACTGGAGCAGCTCGACGCGGACGGCGCGGCAGCGTGGTGGGAGAGCCTCACTCGCTCTCCGGATAatctgccttcttcagcgaAACAGCAGAGCGCGGCGCTCGGCGCAGCTGCCAACGTCTCGTCGGGCGTACAGCAGTGGTTCCGGGGCGACGAGGCGCAGCGGGTTGAGGGCAGAAAAGCGACAGGTTCTATGGCGTTTCTTACCTCCGAGAGCCTCGGTTTGGGGGGCCCCAAGATGGACAAGAGTCGACAGAGTGCGTGGCTGTCGCTctggaaaggaaacgaagcatCCAACAGTCCAGGCGACTTCGCTGCCGCCCAAGTCGTGTCTCCTGAGGccgccgccgcagctgcCGCGAGCTGGCTAGACTGGAGTCGTgccagagaagaggaaactcCTTCTCCCCCGGCTCCAGCTCTTTCATGGTTTTGGTCGAAGCAAGAGCAAGCTGTGCAGGAAGCCGTGAAGAATGGAGCTCTGTGGCTTCAGAAAATTTCAGAGGCGCCAGGTGCGCGCGAAGTGAAGAACAGGGCGCCAGCGGTGAGACActccgcctcctcctggGTGCACTCGTGGCTTTCTTCAGCCGGAAAAGGCGCGAAGGAAGTgcaggaagccgagaagcaggaaggaggagaaccagatcgggagagcgagggtggcgtgtctttcttctctcgctggtTTGGTCAGAAATCCTCGCCGAttcaagaagagaaggcggacgGGGCCGCGCAGGACTCCTTGCAAAGGCCTGAGGCAGCCTCTCGATGGTGGTTAGGTCAGGCCTCATCGGAGTCGAACGCtaacaagaaggaagaagcttTGGGCTCCGAAGCCCACGAACAGGTTGCCGACAATCTTCTTGCTTCGACTCCGAACGAGAACGAGCACTCCGCAGGCGGCGACAAGGCGAAAGAGCCCGAGGATACCTCGGGGTGGTTTTTTCAACAGAAAACCTTCTCGGATCCCAACTATCCGAACAAGGCTGGTCAAGCCCACCAGATCGCGGAGGATGTGCCCCAAGTTAAGAAGGGAAGTGCATGGCTGACAGACGGCGAGTTCGTCGACGGGAAGGCTGAGAGTTCCAAGGAGACCGGTAGGGTAGACACCTCGCTGTTGGCGCAGGCATCGCAGGTCCTTGCGCAGAAAGCGCCACAGGTGTCTGGCTGGATATTTGGAGGTGCCTCCGAACCGGAAGCGAATGGTGAAGACCCCGCAGCGCATTTAGTTCCGGGGCTGAAGCAGGGGAACTCATGGTGGGAGTGGGAGACGAGCCAGACGACCACGACCACGAAGACTCCCGCGTACACCCGAGATGTGAAGCTCGATTGCAACCCAGTTCCGCCCTTTCGAGCGTGCGTGGAAAAGTGCCAGCGTGACAACCGGAGtcgcgagaaagacaaggcGGGTCCGTCGGCGCCCCAGGCGCTGGGCTCTTACGAGTACGGCAGCCTCCGCAGCTGCTACTTGACTTGTAAACAAAAGTGGATCGACACAGACCTCCCGGGGTGCCTGAGAGCAGACGGCGTGAAGGTCGCGGGTGTGCCTCCGGTCGAAGCCTTCAGGAGCACAACCAGCACAACAACGAGCTCAACGACCACCACGACAACCCACCCGCCTCGGACAGAGCCCAAGGCGAAGGAGCCCACCGCGGAGGCCGCAAAGTCTTTCTGGGGCGGCCTCTCCGACAAGCCGAGTGCTTCAGAAGACCTAGGCGACGCGCCCCAAGAAGGGATAAAG agtttcttctccatcttccaGCGAGCGACCTCGACGTCGACAGCGACGGCGCCCCCGGAAGCGCCAGAGGGTTTCTCCTTGACGAAGCTGTTGGGTTTTCACCGTCCGGAGACTGACACCGTTTCCCCAGGCACCGCGTCTTCGAattcgtttcctttttctctgagAGGCGCGAGCACCCTGTGGTCTGCAAGAAACGACTCTAAGTCCGAAGTCGGCGGCGGACTCCTAGGAAGCCTTTTCAGACGAAACGTCTCCGAGGTTCCCAAGCTGGCGGCCGCCAACGGGgtggaggaggcgaacgTGGCCAGCGCGTTCAGCTCAACAGAGGATGAGGAGCACGCGTCGGCGGGTGGTTCTTGGTGGTCGTCGCTTTCACGCGGCAACGATGCGGAGGGCcgaaaggacgagaaagaggcggCCTCTGGTGTCGCGCGAGTGCCGGGAAAGAGGTCAGtcgaagaagccgcagatGCAGCCGCAGCGTCCGCTAAGGACCTCGTCGACGAGGCCGACGACGCAGTGGAAAGCGTCCTTTCCACCTGGTggcctgtctttctcctggTGGTCGGCATGGGGCTCCTCGGACTCTGCGTCTTGGGAAGACGGCTCGGCCAGTGGGAGGGAATGGCTGGAGTTGGAGACATTGAGAGAGGAGAGTATGCGTCGGCTCCGGTGTTCAGGGAGGGAGACTCGGGGAAGCACGAAGACAACCCCCGGCGGTCGGTAGATGTGCTGGCGAACGACGATAATCGACGACCTCTGATCGAACAGTCAGCCTAA